In Morganella morganii, the following are encoded in one genomic region:
- a CDS encoding phage holin family protein yields the protein MRMTEKYSSPFAYAWGFIAATFGVMSLDQWAVLIGIICTVGTFAVNWYYKRKEFLRKTGGES from the coding sequence ATGCGTATGACAGAAAAATACTCAAGCCCCTTTGCTTATGCGTGGGGATTCATTGCTGCCACTTTCGGTGTGATGTCCCTGGATCAGTGGGCGGTACTTATCGGCATTATCTGCACTGTCGGGACGTTTGCCGTTAATTGGTATTACAAGCGTAAAGAGTTCCTGCGTAAAACGGGTGGGGAATCATGA
- a CDS encoding DUF1364 domain-containing protein codes for MANLRKEARGRECQIRIPGVCNGNSETVVLAHYRMPGLCGTGIKSPDIFGAWACSACHDEIDRRTRLTDAEYAKQCHLEGVIRTQAQLLAEGKISA; via the coding sequence ATGGCGAATTTACGAAAAGAAGCGCGCGGCAGAGAGTGCCAGATCCGAATTCCGGGAGTGTGTAACGGAAATTCTGAAACGGTGGTGCTGGCTCATTATCGGATGCCGGGATTGTGCGGTACCGGAATTAAGTCACCGGACATTTTTGGCGCATGGGCGTGCAGTGCATGTCATGACGAAATCGACCGGCGTACGCGCCTCACAGACGCTGAGTATGCAAAACAGTGTCATCTTGAGGGCGTTATCCGGACGCAGGCGCAGCTGCTGGCAGAGGGGAAAATATCGGCATGA
- the lysC gene encoding Rz1-like lysis system protein LysC, with protein MLLVLSLTGCGSTKTEYVSAPHVPIPAILIADCPMPDIPDKMTWGDIAEYNIELMSVIKACNLDKQAIREIEQQRQVMK; from the coding sequence ATGCTCCTGGTGCTCTCATTGACCGGATGCGGCAGTACAAAAACTGAGTATGTATCAGCACCTCACGTTCCAATCCCTGCAATCCTGATAGCTGACTGCCCGATGCCGGATATTCCCGACAAAATGACGTGGGGCGATATCGCGGAATACAACATCGAACTTATGTCAGTAATTAAAGCATGCAATCTGGATAAGCAGGCAATACGGGAGATTGAACAACAAAGGCAGGTGATGAAATGA
- a CDS encoding recombination protein NinB codes for MENFCLHESNKKLFYEQLKSLLSTHPKLSITAKPYRPKRSLSQNALSHVWYKEISEYLIRAGRPFCTEAWVKESLKATYLGFETTEYTDVITGEKTQRETLRRTSKLDKGDMHYFLQQIESWAAQFGLILTTPEDSEYMKLKREQDE; via the coding sequence GTGGAAAACTTCTGCCTGCATGAATCCAACAAAAAACTGTTTTACGAGCAACTAAAATCACTACTGAGCACCCACCCGAAGTTAAGTATCACCGCAAAACCCTACCGCCCGAAACGAAGCCTTTCACAAAATGCACTCAGCCATGTCTGGTACAAAGAAATCAGCGAGTACCTGATTCGTGCCGGCCGGCCGTTTTGCACTGAAGCATGGGTGAAAGAAAGCCTGAAGGCGACATATCTCGGATTTGAAACCACTGAGTACACCGATGTTATCACCGGCGAAAAAACGCAGCGTGAGACGCTCAGGCGCACTTCAAAACTTGATAAAGGGGATATGCATTACTTTCTTCAGCAAATCGAATCATGGGCTGCACAGTTCGGTTTAATACTGACTACGCCTGAGGATTCGGAGTACATGAAACTCAAAAGGGAGCAGGACGAATGA
- a CDS encoding DUF2213 domain-containing protein: protein MKLSGIHVKSLAINSSNISTETIDGDEHIVIRGVVPVVDDVVMNGGLYPASEINKSFQSMEGKQCPYGHPKIGTDYVSADTPRAVNQFHIGAWAENVRKDGERVVMDVKVNRRFADATEKGKEFLARVDDIIAGNSTDPIHVSTGLLLQREQNKGKSKGKPYTWVARNMHFDHIAILPASEPGAATPDDGVGMFVNADGQKCDIENASLVDAANCTKADIFSQVKFFFTNGSNFSFEDIHKALRDALREQSSGDDWPYPETVWPDKFIYYKSGKTYQQKYLIDDNGEADLVGEPIEVVRKPTEYEVKTNKENDPMKQLITNALKAKGIDTDGKSDAELMDAYNQMIANESKGEETPEEKAAREKKEQEEKDKKDKATNSDMQAMITAAVNAAVAPLKEQLNASADKEKSAMREAVKAKFGFTETAVNALDGDPLKELYAQCAPVHGLNGSFHSQHNSSTSVSEMPE, encoded by the coding sequence ATGAAGCTTTCGGGTATTCATGTTAAATCGCTGGCTATCAATTCCTCCAATATCTCAACTGAAACCATCGACGGTGACGAGCATATCGTCATTCGCGGCGTTGTGCCGGTTGTTGATGACGTTGTGATGAACGGGGGGCTATATCCGGCCAGCGAAATTAACAAAAGCTTTCAGTCGATGGAGGGGAAACAGTGCCCGTATGGACACCCTAAAATCGGCACAGATTACGTATCGGCTGACACGCCGAGAGCGGTAAACCAGTTTCACATCGGCGCATGGGCTGAAAATGTCCGCAAAGATGGTGAAAGAGTCGTCATGGACGTGAAGGTCAACCGTCGGTTTGCTGATGCCACTGAGAAAGGCAAAGAGTTCCTTGCCCGTGTGGATGACATCATTGCCGGTAACAGCACAGACCCGATCCACGTATCAACCGGATTACTGTTACAGCGCGAGCAGAACAAAGGCAAGTCGAAGGGCAAACCGTACACATGGGTAGCCAGGAACATGCACTTTGATCATATCGCCATTCTTCCGGCGAGTGAGCCCGGCGCGGCCACTCCTGATGATGGTGTCGGGATGTTCGTTAATGCTGACGGGCAGAAATGCGATATCGAAAATGCCAGCCTGGTTGATGCGGCGAACTGCACGAAGGCGGATATTTTCAGTCAGGTGAAATTCTTCTTCACCAACGGTTCAAATTTCTCTTTCGAGGATATCCATAAAGCACTGCGAGATGCCCTGAGAGAGCAATCATCAGGTGACGACTGGCCTTATCCGGAAACAGTCTGGCCTGACAAATTCATCTACTACAAATCCGGAAAAACCTACCAGCAAAAGTATCTCATTGACGACAACGGCGAAGCTGATCTTGTCGGTGAGCCCATTGAAGTTGTGCGCAAGCCAACAGAGTACGAAGTAAAAACCAATAAGGAAAACGACCCGATGAAACAACTCATCACAAACGCGCTGAAGGCAAAAGGCATCGACACAGACGGTAAATCCGATGCTGAGCTGATGGATGCGTACAACCAGATGATCGCCAATGAATCAAAAGGCGAAGAAACGCCGGAAGAGAAAGCGGCGCGTGAGAAAAAAGAGCAGGAAGAAAAGGACAAAAAGGATAAGGCCACTAACAGCGATATGCAGGCCATGATCACCGCTGCGGTAAACGCTGCCGTCGCCCCGCTTAAGGAGCAGTTAAACGCAAGCGCGGACAAAGAAAAATCAGCCATGCGCGAGGCAGTTAAAGCCAAATTCGGCTTCACAGAAACAGCCGTGAATGCTCTGGACGGTGACCCGCTGAAAGAGCTGTATGCGCAGTGCGCTCCGGTTCATGGGCTGAATGGCTCGTTCCATTCTCAGCATAACTCTTCCACCTCAGTATCAGAAATGCCGGAGTAA
- a CDS encoding DUF7370 family protein, whose translation MQITLDDVKPMIAELGFALPDSVLSLLLSQVNAKSGCLEANYDETTQKLLLIYTVVRLASLSGARKISSQSAPNGASRSFAYDSAGTDYLLNQIRAWDSAGCLSDLPLSSKTVGFFGVVGGYR comes from the coding sequence ATGCAGATAACTCTTGATGACGTAAAGCCGATGATTGCGGAACTCGGGTTTGCATTGCCTGATTCTGTGCTGTCGCTGTTACTGAGTCAGGTTAATGCAAAGTCCGGATGCCTCGAAGCCAACTACGACGAAACCACGCAGAAATTGTTGCTGATTTACACCGTTGTGCGGTTGGCATCACTGTCTGGCGCACGAAAGATATCATCACAGAGCGCTCCTAACGGGGCGTCTCGTTCTTTCGCGTACGATTCTGCCGGTACTGATTATCTGCTGAACCAGATCCGTGCATGGGACAGTGCCGGGTGTCTTTCTGATTTGCCGTTGTCGAGTAAAACGGTCGGATTCTTTGGTGTGGTCGGGGGGTATCGATGA
- a CDS encoding anti-CBASS protein Acb1 family protein produces MEANRDRLSLAVNNAISAVARSRMAYATGGIGTGNTKRPRIWREFGYPEVLTFNDFYNAYDRNALGGAAVDRYISGCWIDVPEIFEGDEEADQDGSTDWDNKLNKLLKSHWEQIKEADKRNLVGRYSGLIIQLRDGRKWDEPVDRAVVSRLKDKAIIRMIPAWEEQLDVRRWNEDQLSEDYGYPALYSFTELHVGKESDGSPGRIIDIHPDRVIILAEGAADGKLTSGTPLLRKGYNKLIDAEKVSGGSAEGFLKNASRQLNYAFSKETDFQRLAEALGTNMDGLADALDDQVRRLNESIDASVMMQEGTASVLSVAPADPEPTWRTALAEFAASINMPVKVLIGQITGERASTEDMKDWAKTCMSRRTGFLKSVIESVVSRFWALGIIEPREEITVSWSDLLAPSKAEKIDSMNKAADVAVKTQQAFGHSVFQENEIRALGEYPTLIEFENTDPPETGPKGDPLTDDKEPENRVADNTEK; encoded by the coding sequence ATGGAAGCAAACAGAGACAGGCTGTCATTGGCGGTGAATAACGCTATCAGCGCGGTAGCAAGATCCAGAATGGCATACGCAACTGGCGGCATCGGAACCGGAAACACAAAGCGCCCACGCATCTGGCGTGAGTTCGGCTATCCGGAAGTGCTGACGTTTAATGATTTTTACAACGCCTATGACCGTAACGCTTTGGGCGGTGCAGCGGTGGACCGGTATATCTCCGGCTGCTGGATTGATGTTCCTGAAATATTTGAAGGTGACGAAGAAGCAGACCAGGACGGTTCTACTGACTGGGATAACAAGCTGAACAAGCTGCTTAAATCACACTGGGAGCAGATCAAAGAGGCCGACAAACGCAATCTGGTTGGCCGGTATTCAGGTCTGATTATTCAGTTGCGCGATGGTCGCAAATGGGATGAACCGGTAGACAGAGCCGTGGTTTCCCGCCTTAAAGATAAAGCCATTATTCGCATGATCCCCGCGTGGGAAGAGCAGCTTGATGTGAGGCGATGGAATGAAGACCAGCTCAGTGAAGATTACGGCTATCCTGCTCTGTACTCATTTACAGAATTGCATGTCGGTAAGGAATCAGATGGCTCTCCAGGGCGGATTATTGATATTCACCCTGATCGCGTAATCATCCTTGCTGAAGGGGCGGCAGACGGAAAATTAACATCCGGTACCCCGTTACTGAGGAAAGGCTACAACAAACTCATTGATGCTGAAAAGGTATCGGGCGGCAGCGCTGAAGGATTCCTGAAAAACGCCAGTCGTCAGCTCAACTATGCGTTCAGCAAAGAAACCGACTTCCAGCGCCTGGCGGAGGCATTAGGCACCAATATGGATGGCCTGGCCGATGCACTTGATGATCAGGTTCGCAGGCTGAACGAGAGCATTGACGCATCAGTGATGATGCAGGAAGGAACGGCAAGTGTGCTTTCCGTTGCACCGGCTGATCCTGAACCAACATGGCGTACCGCACTGGCTGAATTCGCTGCCTCAATCAATATGCCGGTTAAGGTGCTTATAGGTCAGATTACCGGTGAGCGGGCATCAACAGAGGACATGAAGGATTGGGCTAAAACGTGCATGTCACGGCGCACAGGATTTCTGAAATCAGTGATTGAGTCCGTGGTATCACGATTCTGGGCGCTCGGCATTATCGAGCCAAGAGAGGAAATCACCGTCAGTTGGTCTGATTTACTGGCACCGAGTAAGGCTGAGAAAATCGACTCGATGAACAAAGCTGCCGATGTCGCTGTTAAAACACAGCAGGCATTCGGTCATTCGGTATTCCAGGAGAACGAAATCAGGGCGCTGGGGGAATATCCGACTCTGATCGAGTTTGAGAATACTGACCCACCGGAAACCGGCCCCAAAGGAGACCCGTTAACTGATGATAAAGAACCAGAGAACAGGGTCGCCGATAATACCGAGAAATAA
- a CDS encoding terminase, with translation MKPEHLALLRNKQWRLNNLYWITDKEGRPVRFKMTPEQTEYFEGIHNRNIILKARQLGFTTEVCIIQLDAAIFESAKCALIAHTLPDAKRLFREKIKYAYERLPDEIKAANPASNDSAGELVFSKGGSVTVSVSFRGGTLRYLHVSEFGKICAKQPEKAREIVTGAFEAVSTECFTTIESTAEGRAGYFFDYCQLAEKALMQGKSLSPLDWKFFFFSWWKNPQYSIDPVEQLPQRLTDYFDELSGKHGITLTDRQKAWYYAKEKTLGDDMKREYPSIPSEAFQQSVDGAYYAKQFRWLYENKRIGEIPDNSHLPVHTYWDIGVGDSTSIWFVREVGEEFHIIDHYSNSGEGLRHYMKVLKDKGYDYASHNGPHDIDNREFGSDAKSRRELAREGYEIDGQTYSIRFEVVPKLSVDEGIEAVREILPLCVFDENKCGEGITHLEAYRKEWDDKRGCWKDKPLHDYTSHDADGFRYFAVSRRNKKSHSGMLVRKR, from the coding sequence ATGAAGCCAGAGCATTTAGCGTTACTGCGTAATAAGCAATGGCGTCTGAATAATCTGTACTGGATCACCGATAAAGAAGGTCGCCCGGTTCGCTTTAAAATGACGCCTGAGCAAACTGAATATTTCGAAGGCATCCACAACCGCAATATCATCCTGAAAGCCCGTCAACTTGGATTCACGACTGAGGTCTGTATCATCCAGCTTGACGCGGCCATATTTGAATCGGCCAAGTGCGCACTGATAGCCCACACTCTTCCGGACGCAAAACGCCTGTTCCGGGAGAAGATAAAATACGCCTACGAGCGCCTGCCGGACGAAATCAAAGCGGCAAATCCTGCAAGTAATGACTCCGCCGGTGAACTGGTGTTCAGCAAAGGCGGCTCAGTGACTGTGTCCGTGTCGTTTCGTGGCGGTACGCTGCGTTACCTGCACGTATCGGAGTTCGGGAAGATATGCGCCAAGCAACCAGAGAAAGCCCGTGAGATTGTCACAGGGGCGTTTGAGGCGGTGTCGACTGAGTGCTTTACGACGATTGAGAGCACAGCAGAAGGGCGGGCCGGTTATTTCTTCGATTACTGCCAGTTGGCAGAAAAAGCACTAATGCAGGGTAAATCATTATCTCCGCTGGACTGGAAGTTTTTCTTCTTCTCCTGGTGGAAGAATCCGCAGTACTCAATCGATCCTGTTGAACAATTACCACAACGCCTGACTGACTATTTCGATGAGCTGTCAGGCAAGCACGGAATCACACTCACCGACCGGCAGAAAGCATGGTACTACGCCAAAGAAAAAACACTCGGCGACGATATGAAACGGGAATACCCGTCGATACCGTCAGAGGCATTTCAGCAGTCTGTGGATGGTGCGTATTACGCTAAGCAATTCCGCTGGCTGTACGAGAATAAACGCATTGGTGAAATCCCTGATAATTCACATCTGCCGGTGCATACGTACTGGGATATCGGCGTTGGTGACTCAACGTCAATTTGGTTTGTGCGTGAAGTCGGTGAAGAGTTCCACATTATTGATCACTACTCAAACAGCGGTGAAGGTCTGAGGCACTACATGAAGGTGCTGAAAGACAAAGGCTATGACTATGCCAGCCATAACGGGCCGCATGATATCGATAACCGCGAGTTTGGTTCTGATGCGAAATCACGCCGGGAACTGGCGCGGGAAGGGTACGAAATTGACGGGCAAACCTACTCCATCCGCTTTGAGGTGGTACCGAAGCTATCCGTTGATGAGGGTATTGAAGCAGTGCGCGAAATCCTGCCGCTCTGTGTATTCGACGAGAACAAATGCGGCGAAGGCATCACTCACCTTGAGGCGTACCGGAAAGAGTGGGATGACAAACGCGGGTGCTGGAAAGATAAACCACTTCACGACTACACATCACACGACGCTGACGGATTCCGTTATTTCGCGGTCAGTCGCCGCAATAAAAAATCTCACTCCGGCATGCTGGTTCGTAAACGTTAA
- a CDS encoding major capsid protein, translating into MFYFSTKKATETGNLEANTAQFGELQIARDASAQAVAEFIIRANSRGNGAIKVDAANAVDDIRRLYKAYDQTVLSEFQPNTEFTLLNDLMGLSRSVRLEESVYEYARKGSGGVAHTSMSGQIGALLDAGAFTFDGTMVPIHDTGFKFGFRDPIFAKGSALASLSDAQSDSVDTVRRKYVDFIWNGFRDSEGNFIKFDGKSWKGFRADERVAQVTLTVNFAAEQDGKKIRAEIIKLRDVLKLQNLQYGEQTWYVSGEILSNWESVYFDVNQTRTILDEVKKITGIKDIKEDCELKGNEMLIVPLGAGVIAPIVGQAFGTVADPRQFYNSDFVWRTWGAAGLMVKQDISGHFSVVHAKGN; encoded by the coding sequence ATGTTTTATTTTTCAACCAAAAAAGCGACCGAAACCGGTAACCTCGAAGCAAACACGGCGCAGTTTGGCGAATTACAGATTGCCCGCGATGCATCTGCACAGGCAGTTGCCGAGTTCATTATCCGTGCCAATTCACGCGGTAACGGTGCAATCAAAGTTGACGCCGCTAACGCAGTTGATGACATCCGCCGCCTGTATAAAGCATATGACCAGACTGTTCTGTCCGAGTTTCAACCGAACACCGAGTTCACCCTGCTGAATGACCTGATGGGACTTTCCCGCTCAGTGCGTCTGGAAGAATCCGTGTATGAATACGCCCGTAAAGGCAGTGGCGGTGTGGCTCATACGTCAATGTCCGGCCAGATCGGTGCGTTGCTGGATGCCGGCGCTTTCACCTTTGACGGTACTATGGTGCCGATTCACGATACCGGCTTTAAGTTCGGCTTCCGTGACCCGATCTTTGCAAAAGGTTCCGCGCTGGCCTCTTTGTCCGATGCACAGTCTGATTCTGTTGATACTGTCCGCCGCAAATACGTTGACTTTATCTGGAACGGGTTCCGTGATTCCGAAGGTAATTTCATCAAGTTTGATGGCAAATCATGGAAGGGCTTCCGTGCTGATGAGCGCGTAGCCCAGGTGACACTGACGGTTAACTTTGCCGCTGAGCAGGACGGCAAAAAAATCCGCGCAGAAATTATCAAGCTGCGTGACGTGCTGAAACTGCAAAACCTGCAATACGGTGAGCAAACCTGGTATGTGTCAGGTGAAATCCTGTCAAATTGGGAAAGCGTGTATTTCGACGTTAACCAGACCCGCACCATCCTGGACGAAGTGAAGAAAATCACCGGCATCAAAGACATCAAAGAAGATTGCGAGCTGAAAGGCAATGAAATGCTGATCGTTCCGCTGGGTGCCGGTGTTATCGCTCCGATTGTCGGTCAGGCGTTTGGTACTGTTGCTGACCCGCGCCAGTTCTATAACTCTGATTTCGTATGGCGCACATGGGGCGCTGCCGGTCTGATGGTTAAGCAGGACATCAGCGGCCACTTCTCGGTTGTTCACGCGAAAGGTAATTAA
- a CDS encoding lysozyme — protein MNNRLFKQVMAACSAGVIAGALVLIPAYEGVEYKPYRDVAGVLTVCYGHTGSDIQPGKLYTDAECKALLHDDLTKVRRAVDPMIKVPIDDNTRAAIYSFVYNVGPGAFSRSTMLRKLNAGDISGACDEMKRWTFAGGKQWQGLINRRETEKAVCHGTL, from the coding sequence ATGAATAACCGATTATTTAAACAAGTCATGGCCGCCTGTTCTGCCGGTGTTATTGCTGGGGCGCTGGTGCTGATCCCCGCGTATGAGGGGGTTGAGTACAAACCTTACCGTGATGTGGCCGGGGTGCTCACTGTATGTTACGGCCATACCGGCAGTGATATTCAGCCCGGCAAGCTGTACACGGACGCTGAATGTAAGGCGCTGCTGCACGACGATCTGACGAAAGTCCGGCGCGCGGTTGACCCGATGATCAAAGTGCCGATTGATGACAATACCCGGGCGGCCATCTATTCATTTGTCTACAACGTCGGCCCCGGCGCGTTCTCGCGCTCCACTATGCTGCGCAAGCTCAATGCCGGTGATATCTCCGGGGCGTGTGACGAAATGAAACGCTGGACATTTGCTGGTGGTAAGCAGTGGCAGGGTTTGATTAACCGGCGCGAAACGGAGAAAGCGGTATGCCACGGAACCCTTTAG
- a CDS encoding RusA family crossover junction endodeoxyribonuclease has translation MNQYHLKLPYPPSLNTYWRHARGRHYIAEKGTRYRQHITELIRQQNLDISTTSRIRISITANPPDKRQRDLDNLPKAVFDSLTHAGFWKDDSQIDDMRIRRGERVSGGSLDVMIWEIGDET, from the coding sequence ATGAACCAATATCACCTTAAGTTGCCGTACCCGCCATCGCTAAACACGTACTGGCGACATGCCAGAGGTCGGCACTACATCGCAGAGAAAGGAACCAGATACCGGCAGCACATCACAGAGTTAATCAGACAGCAAAACCTCGATATCAGCACCACATCCCGCATCAGAATCAGCATCACAGCAAATCCCCCGGACAAACGACAGAGAGACCTCGATAACCTGCCAAAGGCTGTTTTCGATTCGCTAACTCACGCCGGTTTCTGGAAGGACGACAGCCAGATTGATGATATGCGGATCAGGCGTGGTGAAAGGGTAAGCGGTGGGTCACTGGATGTCATGATATGGGAGATAGGGGATGAAACCTGA
- a CDS encoding phage minor head protein — MIKNQRTGSPIIPRNKADPTQSGKPVRKMFRDIENRYHGLKKALRQLFDLSFSGRERNQNSLYSYILAKSSQNEPDSLIRVNAGVYSYDLAERPDEYARFLERLQSILDEYLLDGGSENLWAFSHIAAEYDRGTLNAYTNLSLQSEVYATQTTLTYLMSQPAYQNQIAATFISTFSDWKGISDAARADLSNIIGTSIARGVNPRETARIVSQRLDVSMSNAKRIAQTEQVGALRRANWNETTWASERLGLRTGLLWLSALKPTTRSWHAARHGKVFTVEEVESFYADGGNRFNCYCATQPVLLNDDGTIYNKGIIDRLTAERKAWSTDEDS, encoded by the coding sequence ATGATAAAGAACCAGAGAACAGGGTCGCCGATAATACCGAGAAATAAGGCCGACCCAACACAGTCAGGAAAGCCTGTCAGAAAGATGTTCCGCGATATTGAAAACCGGTATCACGGACTGAAAAAAGCACTCCGCCAACTGTTCGATCTGTCATTCAGTGGCAGAGAACGAAATCAGAACTCACTCTACAGCTATATCCTCGCTAAAAGCTCACAGAACGAACCTGACTCGCTTATCAGGGTTAACGCTGGTGTTTATTCGTATGACCTCGCTGAGCGGCCTGATGAGTACGCGCGGTTCCTTGAGCGACTGCAATCTATTCTGGATGAGTATCTGCTTGATGGCGGGAGTGAAAACCTGTGGGCGTTCAGCCATATCGCAGCGGAGTATGACCGCGGCACACTGAATGCGTATACCAACCTGTCGTTACAGTCAGAAGTGTATGCAACACAGACCACGCTCACTTACCTGATGTCGCAACCTGCATACCAGAACCAGATAGCCGCCACGTTTATCTCAACGTTCAGCGACTGGAAAGGTATTTCTGATGCCGCGCGCGCCGACCTGTCGAACATCATAGGCACATCGATAGCCAGGGGTGTCAATCCGAGAGAAACAGCGAGAATCGTGAGTCAGCGGCTGGATGTCTCAATGAGCAACGCAAAGCGCATAGCTCAGACGGAACAGGTAGGCGCGTTACGCCGTGCAAACTGGAACGAAACCACATGGGCGAGTGAGCGGCTCGGGCTGCGTACTGGCCTGTTGTGGTTATCTGCACTGAAACCAACGACACGCAGTTGGCATGCGGCACGACACGGCAAAGTGTTCACTGTCGAGGAAGTTGAGTCGTTCTACGCTGACGGCGGCAACCGGTTTAACTGCTACTGCGCGACACAACCGGTATTACTGAATGACGACGGGACGATTTACAACAAAGGCATTATTGACCGGCTGACAGCAGAGCGGAAAGCCTGGTCAACAGACGAAGATTCATAA
- a CDS encoding ASCH domain-containing protein: protein MKAISIRQPWAWLIVNGHKDIENRSWRTKYRGQVLVHASQGVNRSDYDAAYALACRLGIKLPHRSEFETGGIVGVSTITDCVEQSESPWFFGEKGFVLADSRPLPFVQMKGRLSFFETGIEPEE, encoded by the coding sequence ATGAAAGCAATATCAATCAGACAGCCGTGGGCATGGCTGATAGTCAACGGGCATAAAGACATTGAAAACCGCAGCTGGCGCACGAAGTATCGCGGTCAGGTTCTTGTTCATGCGTCTCAGGGCGTAAATCGGAGTGACTATGACGCTGCGTATGCTTTGGCTTGCCGCCTTGGAATTAAGCTTCCACACCGTTCAGAGTTTGAAACCGGCGGAATTGTCGGAGTATCGACCATCACCGACTGCGTGGAACAAAGTGAATCGCCGTGGTTCTTTGGTGAAAAAGGTTTCGTCCTGGCAGATAGCCGACCGTTGCCGTTTGTGCAGATGAAAGGGCGGTTAAGCTTTTTCGAAACAGGAATAGAGCCGGAGGAATAG
- a CDS encoding phage tail termination protein yields the protein MIHEAFERYLSRVGLLDDFTVQYLTWTEEPESRTQQYAVIQPDGGSGRFADLGADDNVMLILVSAQNDPEPVLTRAKDILSFVSEFPDDCELNSVYNLGGMPKPVPTEEGRFIMQLAFRCTS from the coding sequence ATGATACACGAAGCATTTGAGCGTTATCTTAGCCGCGTCGGCCTGCTGGATGATTTCACTGTTCAGTACCTGACATGGACGGAAGAGCCTGAGTCACGCACACAACAATATGCCGTCATTCAGCCTGACGGCGGCAGCGGCAGATTTGCTGACCTTGGCGCTGACGACAATGTAATGCTGATTCTGGTATCTGCACAGAACGATCCGGAGCCGGTGTTAACCAGGGCGAAAGACATTCTCAGTTTCGTATCTGAGTTTCCGGACGATTGCGAACTCAACTCAGTTTACAACCTTGGCGGCATGCCGAAGCCGGTACCGACAGAAGAAGGCCGGTTCATCATGCAATTAGCTTTCCGCTGTACATCATAA
- a CDS encoding DUF2570 family protein: protein MKLGEWAVVAVIAMMIAVGFVWQATRIDKLKSERDSLSEKLSAQQVINTTTLTAVATFHRISGETIDAKRKNTLDAQTAKKDVKVILVGNDCASADAPGALIDRMRQYKN from the coding sequence GTGAAACTTGGTGAGTGGGCGGTAGTGGCGGTGATTGCCATGATGATTGCTGTCGGTTTTGTCTGGCAGGCAACCCGCATCGATAAGCTGAAAAGTGAGCGCGATTCACTATCTGAAAAACTGTCAGCCCAGCAGGTGATTAATACCACCACATTAACCGCAGTCGCTACCTTTCACCGTATCTCTGGAGAAACCATAGATGCCAAGCGGAAAAACACACTGGACGCACAGACTGCCAAGAAAGACGTCAAAGTTATTCTTGTGGGTAATGACTGTGCTTCCGCTGATGCTCCTGGTGCTCTCATTGACCGGATGCGGCAGTACAAAAACTGA